One region of Desulfovibrio legallii genomic DNA includes:
- the gmhB gene encoding D-glycero-beta-D-manno-heptose 1,7-bisphosphate 7-phosphatase: MDGQRALRRAIFLDRDGTLNKDTGYVHRKEDWQWLPGVAEALKRFRAVGYALVVVSNQSGLARGMYDLADLRALEAWVDADLAAKGAAIDAWYYCPHLPELTGPCTCRKPAPGLLLRAAAEMGLDLARSWMVGDRVRDVEAGLAAGCRCVLLRPAQGGYEADAPVPEGVAVAPHLPAAEVLILGPELRRLRAEREIRASRLKDMG, from the coding sequence ATGGACGGGCAGCGCGCCTTGCGGCGGGCCATTTTTCTGGATCGGGACGGCACCCTGAACAAAGACACGGGCTATGTGCACCGCAAGGAGGATTGGCAGTGGCTGCCCGGCGTGGCGGAGGCGCTCAAACGCTTCCGCGCCGTGGGCTACGCCCTGGTGGTGGTGAGCAACCAGTCCGGCCTGGCGCGGGGCATGTACGATCTGGCGGACCTGCGCGCCCTGGAAGCCTGGGTTGACGCGGACCTGGCGGCCAAAGGCGCGGCCATTGACGCCTGGTACTACTGCCCGCATTTGCCGGAGCTGACCGGCCCCTGCACATGCCGCAAGCCCGCGCCGGGCCTGCTGCTGCGCGCTGCGGCAGAAATGGGCCTGGACCTTGCGCGATCCTGGATGGTGGGCGACAGGGTGCGCGACGTGGAGGCGGGGCTGGCGGCGGGCTGCCGCTGCGTGCTGCTGCGCCCGGCACAGGGCGGCTACGAGGCGGACGCGCCCGTGCCCGAAGGCGTGGCCGTTGCCCCGCATCTGCCCGCGGCGGAGGTGCTTATTCTGGGGCCGGAGCTGCGCCGTCTGCGCGCGGAACGCGAAATTCGCGCCAGCAGATTAAAAGATATGGGTTAA
- the fliM gene encoding flagellar motor switch protein FliM, which produces MNKVLAQDEVDALLRGLTGGEIESETETPEDDSGIVPFDLANQDRIIRGCMPVLEIVNDRFARLCTNALSNAVRKRVELNPISIDMTKFGEFMRSLPVPTSINIFKMDPLRGNAIMIVDSRLVFALVENVFGGSGSQPKVEGREFTRIEQAVVDKIVKIALDNMEESWRPVHDVKLELVRSEINPQFAAIVPPSDVVVVITFEVELDTALGSMVICLPYATIEPIRSKLHASFQTERLEVDHAWVARLKERLMETPVELKVLFGRTTITGNQLLRMQVGDVLALDTDQEDLLTCTVAGVRKYQGIAGTVKAMKSFQIIKENEPQYT; this is translated from the coding sequence ATGAACAAAGTTCTGGCGCAAGACGAAGTGGACGCCCTGTTGCGGGGGCTGACGGGCGGCGAAATCGAAAGCGAGACCGAAACGCCGGAGGACGACTCCGGCATTGTGCCTTTTGATCTGGCCAATCAGGACCGCATCATCCGCGGGTGCATGCCCGTGCTGGAGATCGTCAACGACCGCTTTGCCCGCCTCTGCACCAACGCCCTTTCCAATGCCGTGCGCAAAAGGGTGGAGCTCAACCCCATTTCCATAGACATGACCAAGTTCGGGGAGTTTATGCGCTCCCTGCCCGTGCCCACCTCCATCAATATTTTTAAAATGGATCCTCTGCGCGGCAACGCCATTATGATTGTGGATTCGCGCCTGGTCTTCGCTCTGGTGGAGAACGTCTTCGGCGGCTCCGGCTCCCAGCCCAAGGTGGAGGGCCGCGAATTCACCCGCATTGAGCAGGCCGTAGTGGACAAGATCGTCAAGATCGCCCTGGACAACATGGAGGAATCCTGGCGGCCCGTGCACGACGTGAAGCTGGAGCTGGTGCGCAGCGAGATCAACCCCCAGTTCGCGGCCATTGTGCCGCCCAGCGACGTGGTGGTGGTCATCACTTTTGAAGTGGAGCTGGATACAGCCCTGGGCTCCATGGTCATCTGCCTGCCCTACGCCACCATTGAGCCCATCCGCTCCAAGCTGCACGCCAGCTTCCAGACCGAACGCCTGGAGGTGGACCACGCCTGGGTGGCCCGGCTCAAAGAACGGCTTATGGAAACGCCCGTGGAGCTCAAGGTGCTTTTCGGCCGCACCACCATCACCGGCAACCAGCTCCTGCGCATGCAGGTGGGCGACGTGCTGGCGCTGGATACGGACCAGGAAGACCTGCTTACCTGCACGGTGGCGGGCGTGCGCAAGTACCAGGGCATAGCCGGCACGGTCAAAGCCATGAAGTCCTTCCAGATCATTAAAGAAAACGAACCGCAGTATACATAG
- a CDS encoding ASKHA domain-containing protein, translated as MLLRLFPTAAASAPASPAEAVSRATVQAAPGAVLSRAVWLSGLVPPQPLCGGLGRCGRCRVRFCRAAPPPLPAEVETFTPQELAAGWRLACRRTVPETGDYLDLELPEEDFYAFGAAGATGSSASGTAVTPADGAPLALAVDLGTTSLYWRAVTPEGEVAAQGHGLNPQAGAGADVMSRLAVAREPEGRRVLAELVRQELRAVTARLEARGAGRVRRVCLAANPAMTAIFLDRDVSGLCTAPYRLDFAGDAVADVPGLPPVYVPPQPAPFVGGDASAGLAALLARHAPRPFVLADMGTNGEMALMTDAGLWLTSVPLGPALEGIGPECGQQAGPGVVTGFALTPQGLTARFFADPAARAAGAAHSAACPCPACAGPQPGQDRRARGISATGYLSLLAALLRAGLLRPDGRLDPAPAMPLARRVAAGLEGGRLRLPHGLRLCPADVEELLKVKAAFALALAALLRAGGVPVAGLARLYLAGSLGVHVGLDDLETLGFLPAGLATRTRAAGNTALEGAALLALRPARGRGLARICRAAHVLALTEQPDFAQDYLRQMRFGG; from the coding sequence ATGCTGTTGCGTCTTTTCCCCACTGCGGCGGCGTCCGCGCCGGCGTCTCCGGCGGAAGCCGTCAGCCGCGCGACTGTGCAGGCCGCGCCGGGCGCAGTCCTTTCTCGGGCTGTCTGGCTTTCGGGCCTTGTGCCGCCGCAGCCCCTGTGCGGCGGCCTGGGGCGCTGCGGGCGCTGCCGGGTGCGCTTTTGCCGCGCGGCCCCGCCGCCCTTGCCCGCTGAGGTGGAAACGTTCACGCCGCAGGAGCTGGCGGCGGGCTGGCGGTTGGCCTGCCGCCGCACGGTTCCGGAAACTGGGGATTATTTGGACCTGGAACTGCCGGAGGAAGATTTTTACGCTTTCGGCGCGGCCGGGGCAACAGGTTCGTCCGCTTCGGGAACGGCCGTGACCCCGGCGGACGGCGCGCCCCTTGCGCTGGCCGTGGACCTGGGCACCACGTCCCTGTACTGGCGGGCCGTGACCCCGGAGGGCGAGGTGGCGGCGCAGGGGCACGGGCTCAACCCGCAGGCCGGGGCCGGGGCGGACGTCATGTCCCGCCTGGCCGTGGCGCGGGAGCCGGAGGGCCGTCGGGTGCTGGCGGAGCTTGTCCGGCAGGAGCTGCGCGCCGTGACGGCCCGGCTGGAAGCGCGGGGCGCGGGGCGCGTCCGGCGCGTCTGCCTGGCGGCCAATCCCGCCATGACGGCCATTTTTCTGGATCGGGACGTGTCTGGCCTCTGCACCGCGCCCTACCGGCTGGATTTTGCCGGGGATGCGGTCGCGGACGTGCCCGGCCTGCCCCCGGTCTATGTGCCGCCCCAGCCCGCGCCTTTTGTGGGCGGGGACGCAAGCGCCGGGCTGGCGGCCCTGCTGGCCCGGCATGCGCCCCGGCCCTTTGTGCTGGCGGATATGGGCACCAACGGCGAAATGGCCCTCATGACCGACGCGGGCCTCTGGCTGACCAGCGTGCCCCTGGGCCCGGCCCTGGAGGGCATCGGGCCGGAGTGCGGGCAGCAGGCCGGGCCCGGCGTGGTCACGGGCTTTGCCCTCACGCCGCAGGGCCTGACGGCGCGTTTTTTTGCGGACCCGGCAGCGAGGGCGGCGGGTGCGGCCCACAGCGCGGCCTGCCCTTGCCCCGCCTGCGCGGGCCCGCAGCCCGGTCAGGACCGGCGGGCCCGCGGCATCAGCGCCACGGGCTACCTCTCCTTGCTGGCCGCACTGCTGCGCGCCGGGCTGCTGCGCCCCGACGGGCGTCTGGATCCCGCCCCGGCCATGCCCCTGGCCCGCCGGGTGGCCGCCGGTCTTGAAGGGGGGCGTCTGCGCCTGCCGCACGGCCTGCGGCTCTGCCCTGCGGATGTGGAGGAGCTGCTCAAGGTCAAGGCGGCGTTCGCCCTGGCGCTGGCGGCCCTGCTCCGGGCCGGAGGCGTGCCCGTGGCCGGGCTTGCGCGCCTGTACCTGGCCGGCAGCCTGGGCGTGCATGTGGGCCTGGACGATCTGGAGACCCTGGGTTTCCTGCCCGCCGGCCTGGCCACCCGCACCCGGGCCGCGGGCAACACGGCGCTGGAGGGGGCCGCGCTGCTGGCCCTGCGCCCGGCGCGGGGCAGAGGGCTGGCCCGGATCTGCCGCGCGGCCCACGTTCTGGCCCTGACCGAACAACCGGATTTTGCCCAAGACTACCTGCGCCAGATGCGCTTTGGAGGCTGA
- a CDS encoding small ribosomal subunit Rsm22 family protein yields MSRNAAATSGFSPSRKKKRAGAPAAPCPAHSPRPENQDGARRPHREDAGRPGPEQGRRPTGRPRPARRDQAARPAAERPSPSERRSSRPAALPGCTPWRPAAQLLPPVPEETRRLLERLPEALRRVRPLSAAHRRSLPDDVAALSQLLTTERAGLQRPYWSSPAAVSAYLYYFLPWNLLRLVRLLAALPLPDPRAAAPEGGQALLLDLGSGPLTLPLALWLARPQWRSAPIQVLAVDTAAQPLDLGRDLLTALGELHGAPVWPVRVARAPLERAARAAGPLLAGGKVRPWLVSAANVLNELRFGGHGGHGAYPEDEEAEERPQGCRDERLEALLASLGPLFWERTADGPTAELEPPARAGGRNAGGGKTVGATVAPGLAAGPDLLVVEPGTRLGGGTVMRLRRLALEGGLRATAPCPHSAACPLLEERGRGWCHFTFDSGGAPAWLEQLSAQSGLAKSGLSLAPLLLTPRPAAEDAGADGSGAAAGDAAAEGNAAEPTARHSRACAAPTGAGRAAGAQPGTEAAAGATCLARVLSAPFAVPGLRGEARYACMADGLALLEDAAGLACGALTPVRVPENARQDRKSGAVILPAPQASRRDRT; encoded by the coding sequence ATGTCCCGCAACGCCGCCGCGACCAGCGGTTTCTCGCCGTCCCGCAAAAAAAAGAGGGCAGGGGCCCCTGCCGCGCCTTGCCCTGCGCATTCTCCTCGTCCTGAGAATCAGGACGGAGCGCGACGTCCCCACCGTGAAGATGCGGGGCGGCCCGGTCCGGAGCAGGGCCGCCGCCCGACCGGCAGGCCGCGTCCGGCGCGTCGGGATCAGGCCGCGCGCCCGGCGGCGGAGCGTCCGTCCCCTTCTGAACGACGTTCGTCCCGCCCCGCTGCGCTGCCCGGATGCACCCCCTGGCGGCCAGCGGCCCAGCTGCTGCCCCCCGTACCTGAGGAGACGCGTCGGCTGCTGGAGCGCCTGCCCGAGGCCCTGCGCCGGGTGCGGCCCCTGAGCGCGGCCCACCGGCGCAGTCTGCCCGATGACGTGGCCGCCCTCTCCCAACTGCTCACCACGGAGCGGGCCGGGCTGCAACGGCCGTACTGGAGCTCCCCGGCGGCGGTGAGCGCTTATCTCTATTATTTTCTGCCCTGGAATCTGCTGCGGCTGGTGCGGCTGCTGGCGGCCCTGCCGCTGCCGGATCCGCGCGCGGCCGCGCCGGAGGGCGGCCAGGCCCTGCTGCTGGATCTGGGCTCCGGACCGCTGACCCTGCCCCTGGCCCTCTGGCTGGCCAGGCCCCAGTGGCGCAGTGCCCCCATTCAGGTGCTGGCCGTGGATACGGCGGCCCAGCCGCTGGACCTGGGCCGGGATCTGCTGACCGCCCTGGGCGAGCTGCACGGCGCGCCGGTCTGGCCCGTGCGCGTCGCGCGCGCCCCCCTGGAACGCGCCGCCCGCGCCGCCGGGCCATTGCTGGCGGGGGGCAAGGTCCGCCCCTGGCTGGTGAGCGCCGCCAATGTGCTCAATGAGCTGCGCTTTGGCGGGCACGGCGGGCACGGGGCGTACCCTGAGGACGAAGAGGCCGAGGAGCGCCCCCAGGGCTGCCGGGACGAACGGCTGGAAGCGCTGCTGGCCTCGTTGGGGCCGTTGTTCTGGGAGCGGACGGCGGATGGCCCGACGGCGGAGCTGGAGCCTCCAGCCCGCGCAGGCGGCCGGAATGCCGGAGGGGGGAAGACCGTGGGCGCGACGGTTGCGCCCGGGCTTGCGGCCGGGCCGGACCTGCTGGTGGTGGAGCCGGGCACGCGCCTGGGGGGCGGCACGGTCATGCGGCTGCGTCGGCTGGCCCTGGAGGGCGGCCTGCGGGCTACGGCCCCGTGTCCGCACAGCGCGGCCTGTCCTTTACTGGAAGAGCGCGGCCGGGGCTGGTGCCATTTTACTTTTGACAGCGGCGGCGCGCCTGCCTGGCTGGAGCAGCTTTCCGCTCAATCCGGGCTGGCCAAGAGCGGTTTGAGCCTTGCGCCGCTGCTTCTGACGCCGCGCCCTGCGGCGGAGGACGCCGGGGCGGACGGATCTGGCGCGGCGGCAGGTGACGCTGCCGCGGAGGGGAACGCCGCGGAGCCGACGGCCAGGCACAGCCGCGCGTGCGCCGCGCCGACGGGGGCCGGACGCGCCGCCGGAGCGCAGCCCGGCACAGAAGCCGCTGCGGGAGCGACGTGCCTGGCGCGGGTGCTTTCCGCGCCCTTTGCCGTGCCGGGCCTGCGGGGCGAGGCGCGTTACGCCTGCATGGCGGACGGACTGGCCTTGCTGGAAGACGCGGCAGGCCTGGCCTGCGGCGCGCTGACGCCCGTGCGCGTGCCGGAGAACGCCCGCCAGGACCGCAAAAGCGGGGCAGTTATCCTGCCTGCGCCCCAGGCTTCGCGGCGCGACAGGACTTGA
- a CDS encoding SNF2-related protein: protein MQSAFTAYHAKYYAHELTRRHAADGVDRLSQSLFDASVDLNPHQIEAALFALRNPLQEGVLLADEVGLGKTIEAALVICQCWAERRRRLLVICPASLRKQWAQELHDKFAVPTTVVDTVALRKQSAGDTLATLQRLVGKAVVILSYQFAAKLEAELRAVPWDVVVIDEAHKLRHAHRASNRTGQALKRALQGRKKLLLTATPMQNSLMELYGLSTLIDEHLFGDEAAFRKQFMNSSTGMDELRERLASFAKRTLRRDVLEYIQYTERKALTQPFNPTDAEQALYERISAFLQKEDSYALPKQQRHLTALILRKLLASSSHAVAATLATIRERLRDLLTTGQAQDDGSPLVEQLIAEDDLEQDYLEEDASEADEDAEALTPALTEGAKTGAAKDAHADRAAITSEIEELTSFIDAAQALKTDTKAQALLKALNLGFGKLAELGAPRKAIIFTESRRTQEYLHRFLTANSYAGKLVLFSGTNTHEESTAIYQRWLEEYKGTDRVTGSPQVDRRTALINHFRKDDGTGAEIMIATEAAAEGVNLQFCSLVINYDLPWNPQRVEQRIGRCHRYGQRFDVVVINFLNTRNQADQRVLELLTEKFNLFSGVFGASDEVLGRVEGSIDFEKRVLQIYDTCRQPDEIEAAFNQLQAELEESIADRIKETQTQLLENFDEDVHDRLRLRLDETEARLDKLGRWFWGVTRFALNDRARFDEQSHAFSLSTPPTGIAPGRYQLIRGAAQPDMLAHAYRLSHPLGEWSIDTSLKAATPVAILKLDYSKHGARVSVVENLRGKSGWLTLVRLEVTAFETTEALLFSGLTDDGQVLDQETCEKLMTIPAAGKPTPLRTAIPEALMANSQRAVAATLAQVLETNQRLFNEERDKLERWADDKLLAAEEALKHTKAHIAQLKRDARKTATLQEQDGIQREIAELERKQRRQRQDIFAVEDEIIAKRDELIASLQQRLQEKTSSETLFSIRWQVS from the coding sequence ATGCAGTCTGCTTTTACCGCCTACCATGCCAAGTACTACGCCCACGAGCTGACGCGACGACACGCCGCCGATGGCGTAGATCGCCTCTCCCAATCGCTGTTCGATGCCAGCGTCGATCTGAACCCGCATCAGATCGAAGCAGCGTTGTTCGCCCTACGCAATCCCTTGCAGGAAGGCGTACTGCTGGCTGACGAGGTGGGGCTGGGCAAGACCATCGAAGCCGCGCTGGTGATTTGCCAATGCTGGGCTGAGCGCCGCCGCCGGCTCTTGGTCATCTGCCCGGCAAGCCTGCGCAAGCAATGGGCGCAGGAGCTGCACGATAAGTTCGCCGTGCCCACTACCGTGGTGGATACCGTTGCTCTGCGCAAGCAGTCCGCTGGCGATACACTCGCCACACTGCAACGGCTGGTCGGCAAGGCGGTTGTGATCCTGTCCTACCAGTTCGCCGCCAAACTGGAGGCCGAGCTACGGGCCGTGCCATGGGATGTGGTGGTCATCGACGAAGCGCACAAACTGCGCCATGCACACCGCGCCAGCAACCGCACCGGGCAGGCGCTCAAGCGCGCACTGCAAGGTCGCAAGAAGCTGCTGCTCACCGCTACGCCGATGCAGAACTCGCTGATGGAGCTGTACGGCCTGTCGACGTTGATCGACGAGCACCTGTTCGGCGACGAGGCCGCCTTCCGCAAGCAGTTCATGAACAGCAGCACCGGAATGGATGAATTGCGTGAGCGCCTTGCCAGCTTCGCAAAGCGCACCTTGCGGCGCGATGTGTTGGAGTACATCCAATACACCGAACGCAAGGCACTCACCCAGCCGTTCAATCCCACCGACGCCGAACAGGCGCTCTACGAACGTATCTCGGCCTTCCTCCAGAAAGAAGATTCCTACGCCCTGCCCAAGCAGCAACGCCATCTCACGGCGCTGATCTTGCGCAAGCTGCTGGCCTCCAGTTCGCACGCCGTTGCTGCCACCTTGGCCACCATCCGCGAGCGCCTGCGGGATTTGCTCACGACAGGCCAAGCGCAAGACGACGGCAGCCCGCTGGTCGAACAACTCATTGCCGAGGACGACCTGGAGCAGGACTACCTGGAAGAGGACGCCAGCGAGGCCGACGAAGACGCCGAAGCCCTTACGCCCGCGCTAACGGAAGGCGCTAAGACGGGCGCTGCAAAAGATGCCCATGCCGACCGCGCTGCCATCACCTCCGAGATCGAGGAGCTGACCTCCTTCATTGATGCCGCCCAGGCCCTGAAAACCGACACCAAGGCACAGGCGCTATTGAAGGCGCTCAACCTGGGCTTCGGCAAGCTGGCTGAGCTGGGCGCACCGCGCAAAGCCATCATCTTCACGGAGTCCAGGCGCACGCAGGAGTACCTGCACCGTTTCCTCACAGCCAACAGCTACGCGGGCAAGCTGGTGCTGTTCAGTGGCACCAACACCCACGAGGAATCCACAGCCATCTATCAGCGCTGGCTGGAAGAGTACAAAGGCACCGATCGCGTCACCGGCTCGCCGCAGGTGGACCGCCGCACCGCGCTCATCAATCACTTTCGCAAGGACGACGGCACCGGCGCGGAAATCATGATCGCCACCGAAGCGGCGGCCGAAGGCGTCAATCTGCAGTTCTGCTCGCTGGTCATCAACTACGACCTGCCGTGGAACCCGCAACGCGTCGAACAGCGCATTGGCCGCTGCCATCGCTACGGTCAGCGTTTCGATGTGGTGGTCATCAACTTCCTCAACACCCGCAACCAAGCCGACCAGCGCGTACTGGAACTGCTCACCGAGAAATTCAACCTGTTCTCGGGCGTGTTCGGCGCAAGCGATGAAGTGCTCGGTCGTGTCGAGGGCAGCATCGACTTCGAGAAGCGCGTGCTCCAGATTTACGACACCTGTCGTCAGCCGGACGAGATCGAGGCCGCCTTCAATCAGCTGCAAGCAGAACTGGAAGAATCCATCGCCGACCGCATCAAGGAAACCCAGACGCAATTGCTGGAGAACTTCGACGAGGACGTTCACGACCGCCTAAGGCTGCGACTGGATGAGACCGAAGCAAGGCTTGACAAACTGGGGCGCTGGTTCTGGGGTGTCACACGCTTTGCGCTCAATGACCGTGCACGCTTCGACGAGCAGTCCCATGCGTTCTCATTGAGCACGCCGCCGACCGGCATCGCGCCGGGTCGCTACCAGCTCATCCGAGGGGCGGCGCAGCCGGACATGCTCGCCCACGCCTACCGCCTCAGCCACCCGCTGGGGGAATGGAGCATTGATACCAGCCTGAAGGCAGCAACCCCCGTTGCCATCTTGAAGCTCGACTACAGCAAACACGGCGCACGCGTTTCCGTGGTCGAGAATCTGCGCGGCAAGTCTGGCTGGCTGACGCTGGTTCGACTGGAAGTGACGGCCTTCGAGACCACCGAGGCGCTGCTGTTCTCCGGCCTCACCGACGATGGCCAGGTGCTGGATCAGGAAACCTGCGAAAAGCTGATGACCATTCCAGCCGCAGGCAAACCCACGCCTCTGAGAACGGCCATCCCCGAGGCCCTGATGGCCAACAGCCAGCGCGCGGTCGCCGCCACCCTTGCTCAGGTGCTGGAAACCAACCAGCGCCTGTTCAACGAGGAGCGCGACAAGCTGGAACGCTGGGCCGATGACAAGCTGCTGGCCGCAGAGGAAGCCCTGAAGCACACCAAGGCACATATCGCCCAGCTGAAGCGCGACGCCCGCAAGACGGCCACCTTGCAGGAGCAAGACGGCATCCAGCGTGAAATCGCGGAATTGGAACGCAAACAGCGCCGTCAACGACAGGACATCTTCGCCGTCGAGGACGAGATTATCGCCAAGCGTGACGAATTGATTGCCTCGCTCCAGCAGCGATTGCAAGAAAAGACATCCAGCGAAACCCTGTTCAGCATCCGCTGGCAGGTATCGTGA